In one Silene latifolia isolate original U9 population chromosome 10, ASM4854445v1, whole genome shotgun sequence genomic region, the following are encoded:
- the LOC141608295 gene encoding protein FAR1-RELATED SEQUENCE 5-like: MRKSTQRNIDGVVMTKYCVCSKAGESKPRGKVKKRQRTRISCSAKNFLRRNEKGQYVIADFHEGHTHLLSTPNTVVHLTESRELTLIHKTMIVENSKVNKGPVQSFRMFKEYVKGYQNVEASLEDFKNFWRDVKKFIKGYDAQMMIENFMHKKAMCSSYYFDFDVDDRGRLSRVCWFDPIAIKNYSLFGDMTSFDTTFNMNTYKMIFAPFTGVDHHKKCVTFGAGLIRKETDEDFVWLFRNFLSAMSNKYPVCIITDQDRGIKAGVKTVFGDKTQHRYCMWHIMKKLPDKIGTTLYRETNFMKELCSCLWVEDIEPSEFEERWCSVITSYGLTDNEWLNTMFDKRASWIPACFRDLFMGGLMRTTSRSESENSFFKNFMNPNLTLVEFLMRFESAMDAQRWKQSKLIAESKNSFPDLETPHLLEKHASEFYTPVMFSEFKNE; encoded by the coding sequence ATGAGGAAGTCGACGCAACGAAACATAGACGGGGTTGTGATGACTAAGTACTGTGTGTGCAGTAAGGCTGGAGAAAGTAAGCCTAGAGGGAAGGTAAAAAAGAGGCAGAGGACTAGAATCTCATGTAGCGCAAAAAATTTTCTTCGAAGAAATGAAAAGGGACAATATGTGATTGCTGACTTTCATGAAGGTCACACCCACCTTCTCTCAACACCAAACACAGTGGTGCATTTGACCGAGTCACGAGAATTAACCCTTATACATAAAACCATGATTGTTGAGAATTCTAAAGTGAATAAGGGGCCTGTGCAAAGCTTTAGGATGTTCAAAGAGTACGTGAAAGGGTATCAAAATGTAGAGGCATCACTCGAGGACTTCAAAAATTTTTGGAGGGATGTGAAGAAATTTATTAAAGGGTATGATGCGCAAATGATGATTGAAAATTTCATGCACAAGAAAGCCATGTGTAGTTCATACTACTTTGATTTTGATGTTGACGATCGTGGACGACTATCTAGGGTTTGTTGGTTTGACCCTATAGCTATAAAGAATTACAGTCTCTTTGGTGATATGACGTCTTTTGACACGACGTTTAATATGAACacttataaaatgatatttgcaCCTTTCACGGGGGTTGACCATCACAAAAAATGTGTGACATTTGGAGCAGGACTTATAAGGAAAGAGACTGATGAGGATTTCGTATGGTTGTTTCGGAATTTTCTTAGCGCAATGAGCAATAAGTATCCTGTGTGCATAATTACTGACCAAGATAGAGGCATAAAAGCAGGGGTTAAAACAGTGTTCGGGGACAAAACTCAGcacagatattgcatgtggcatatcatgaaaaAATTGCCAGACAAGATCGGAACTACGCTATATAGAGAGACTAACTTCATGAAAGAGTTGTGCTCCTGTCTTTGGGTAGAAGATATCGAACCGTCTGAGTTTGAGGAACGGTGGTGCTCAGTTATAACCTCATACGGGCTGACCGACAATGAATGGTTAAATACGATGTTTGACAAAAGGGCTTCTTGGATCCCAGCATGtttcagggatttatttatgggTGGACTAATGAGAACCACGTCCAGGTCTGAGTCCGAGAATAGctttttcaaaaatttcatgaaCCCAAACTTAACTTTGGTTGAGTTTCTTATGAGgtttgaaagcgctatggacgCTCAACGATGGAAACAGTCCAAATTAATAGCCGAGTCAAAAAACTCCTTCCCTGATCTAGAAACGCCTCACCTTTTGGAAAAACACGCTTCTGAGTTTTACACCCCAGTGATGTTTTCTGAATTTAAAAACGAGTGA
- the LOC141608296 gene encoding protein FAR-RED IMPAIRED RESPONSE 1-like: MKVNCTCKKFERHGILCRHALYVLKEQGFDNVPDQYLLSWWSKLATCQPICNNVPHTLIEDCDSLDVRRHKIGTLWSEVFSCVTLAEQKPEYVDELMGILKGFKDKISAQTSTSECSSTSNTGDRMRNKTRELEMLLGIKIPTEVVVLPPIQSKTKGSGKRMLSQKEKATKEQKKAPRKCNACGELGFHDSRNCPGRL; this comes from the coding sequence ATGAAAGTGAACTGCACCTGTAAAAAGTTCGAGAGACATGGAATTTTGTGTCGTCATGCGCTTTATGTGTTGAAAGAACAAGGCTTTGACAATGTTCCAGATCAGTATCTGTTAAGTTGGTGGAGCAAATTGGCAACATGTCAGCCGATTTGTAATAATGTGCCACATACTTTAATTGAAGATTGTGACTCATTAGATGTTAGACGGCACAAAATTGGTACCCTATGGTCCGAGGTGTTCTCGTGTGTGACACTCGCTGAACAAAAACCTGAGTATGTGGATGAATTAATGGGCATTCTGAAAGGTTTCAAAGACAAGATAAGCGCACAAACCAGTACGTCAGAATGTAGTAGTACTAGTAACACGGGTGATAGGATGAGGAACAAGACTAGGGAACTTGAGATGCTCTTAGGAATAAAAATACCAACAGAAGTGGTTGTCTTGCCTCCTATTCAGTCAAAAACGAAAGGGTCTGGAAAACGAATGCTGTCCCAAAAGGAAAAAGCTACGAAAGAACAGAAGAAAGCGCCCAGGAAATGTAATGCTTGTGGAGAATTAGGATTTCATGATAGTCGGAATTGTCCTGGGAGATTATGA